In one Bufo gargarizans isolate SCDJY-AF-19 chromosome 11, ASM1485885v1, whole genome shotgun sequence genomic region, the following are encoded:
- the NCSTN gene encoding nicastrin isoform X2, with protein sequence MYKNITAPFSPGLYTDHHGSQYSHCNGTLWNPLGSGMSYEDFEFPIFLLQDENETEVIRQCYREHNIPGNDSAPRYPLCAMQLISPMHAVTSTVTCMRRNSIQMSFSMNPVVCDSLAGHNVWSSIRPINISGNLEPEDEVVVSASRLDGRSFFWNLAPAAESTASSLVTQLAAAEAIHKAPDSQSLPRNIMFAFFQGEVFDYIGSSRMVYDMEKGKFPVRLSNIHSFVELSQVALRSNSALWIHTDPVSRGNETVNAEVEQLIEVLKNSSQDTNVTLQEINQTQALPPASFQRFLRARNIPGVVLTDHRTAYHNKYYHSMYDTAASINVNYPSGLSREEALDHVTDTAQALSEVATLLARTLYLQAGGKNATEIKADVKTVTRMLYGFLVMSNNSWFQSIIKSDWKGHLADKPSEYYVTASSMGSKQSPNPPTSFLISILANLTGQVVNYTKEECLSPDKATDSKKELYEYLWVQGPLVDNSTTRSPYCVRSTLRSLVAESPAFELNEYDSTEYSTWTESRWKEIRARIFLVPSHELEVITLVVGIVVILASFGATYFINSKADILFRQHTR encoded by the exons atgtacaagaatataaccgcaCCCTTCTCCCCAGGACTCTACACTGATCACCATGGCTCGCAGTACTCGCACTGTAACGGTACACTATGGAATCCTCTGGGTAGTGGGATGTCCTATGAAGACTTTGAGTTCCCCATCTTCCTCCTGCAGGATGAGAATGAGACGGAGGTCATCAGGCAG TGTTACAGGGAGCACAACATTCCTGGTAACGACTCTGCGCCCAGGTACCCGCTGTGCGCCATGCAGCTGATATCTCCTATGCATGCCGTCACCAGCACCGTCACCTGCATGAGGCGCAATTCCATCCAGATGTCCTTCAGCATGAACCCAG TTGTGTGTGATTCTCTCGCTGGACACAACGTCTGGAGCAGCATCAGACCCATCAACATCTCGGGGAACCTGGAGCCAGAGGATGAGGTGGTCGTGTCGGCCTCCAGG CTGGACGGCCGATCCTTTTTCTGGAACCTGGCACCCGCGGCCGAGAGCACCGCCTCCAGCCTGGTGACCCAGCTGGCCGCCGCCGAGGCGATCCACAAGGCGCCCGACTCCCAGTCGTTACCCAGGAATATCATGTTTGCCTTCTTCCAAGGG GAAGTGTTTGATTACATCGGGAGCTCGCGGATGGTGTACGACATGGAGAAGGGGAAATTTCCCGTTCGGCTGAGCAACATTCACTCCTTCGTTGAGCTTAGTCAG GTGGCGCTGAGGAGCAACTCTGCTCTATGGATCCACACTGACCCAGTGTCTCGAGGCAACGAGACTGTGAACGCTGAG GTGGAGCAGCTGATCGAGGTTCTGAAAAATTCCAGCCAAGACACCAATGTCACCCTGCAAGAAATCAACCAGACCCAGGCCCTCCCTCCAGCCTCCTTCCAGCGGTTCCTGAGGGCCCGGAATATCCCGGGTGTGGTGCTGACCGACCACCGAACAGCGTACCACAACAA GTACTATCACAGTATGTATGACACCGCCGCCAGCATCAACGTGAACTACCCCAGCGGACTGTCTAGAGAGGAGGCCCTGGACCATGTCACAGACACTGCTCAG GCTCTGTCAGAAGTGGCCACGCTGCTCGCGAGAACCCTGTACCTGCAGGCAGGTGGTAAGAACGCCACCGAGATCAAGGCAGACGTTAAGACG GTGACTCGGATGTTATACGGGTTCCTGGTGATGTCCAACAACAGCTGGTTTCAGTCCATCATTAAGTCCGACTGGAAAGGACATCTGG caGACAAACCCTCGGAGTATTATGTGACGGCCTCTTCTATGGGAAGTAAGCAGTCTCCAAACCCCCCAACCAGCTTCCTCATCTCCATCCTCGCCAACCTCACCGGGCAAGTCGTAAATTATACCAAAGAGGAATGCCTGAGCCCAGACAAAGCTACAGATTCTAAGAAGGAG TTGTATGAATACTTATGGGTGCAGGGTCCACTGGTTGATAATTCAACTACCCGGTCCCCCTACTGTGTGCGCAGCACCCTTCGTAGCCTCGTGGCCGAGTCTCCCGCCTTTGAATTGAACGAGTATGATTCCACAGAATATTCCACCTGGACGGAAAGCCGCTGGAAGGAAATCCGGGCCCGCATATTCCTTGTGCCCAGTCACGAGCTAGAG GTGATCACGCTCGTTGTGGGCATAGTCGTCATCCTTGCGTCTTTCGGAGCAACCTACTTCATTAACTCCAAGGCAGACATACTGTTCAGGCAGCACACAAGATAG
- the NCSTN gene encoding nicastrin isoform X1 — protein MYKNITAPFSPGLYTDHHGSQYSHCNGTLWNPLGSGMSYEDFEFPIFLLQDENETEVIRQCYREHNIPGNDSAPRYPLCAMQLISPMHAVTSTVTCMRRNSIQMSFSMNPEVVCDSLAGHNVWSSIRPINISGNLEPEDEVVVSASRLDGRSFFWNLAPAAESTASSLVTQLAAAEAIHKAPDSQSLPRNIMFAFFQGEVFDYIGSSRMVYDMEKGKFPVRLSNIHSFVELSQVALRSNSALWIHTDPVSRGNETVNAEVEQLIEVLKNSSQDTNVTLQEINQTQALPPASFQRFLRARNIPGVVLTDHRTAYHNKYYHSMYDTAASINVNYPSGLSREEALDHVTDTAQALSEVATLLARTLYLQAGGKNATEIKADVKTVTRMLYGFLVMSNNSWFQSIIKSDWKGHLADKPSEYYVTASSMGSKQSPNPPTSFLISILANLTGQVVNYTKEECLSPDKATDSKKELYEYLWVQGPLVDNSTTRSPYCVRSTLRSLVAESPAFELNEYDSTEYSTWTESRWKEIRARIFLVPSHELEVITLVVGIVVILASFGATYFINSKADILFRQHTR, from the exons atgtacaagaatataaccgcaCCCTTCTCCCCAGGACTCTACACTGATCACCATGGCTCGCAGTACTCGCACTGTAACGGTACACTATGGAATCCTCTGGGTAGTGGGATGTCCTATGAAGACTTTGAGTTCCCCATCTTCCTCCTGCAGGATGAGAATGAGACGGAGGTCATCAGGCAG TGTTACAGGGAGCACAACATTCCTGGTAACGACTCTGCGCCCAGGTACCCGCTGTGCGCCATGCAGCTGATATCTCCTATGCATGCCGTCACCAGCACCGTCACCTGCATGAGGCGCAATTCCATCCAGATGTCCTTCAGCATGAACCCAG AAGTTGTGTGTGATTCTCTCGCTGGACACAACGTCTGGAGCAGCATCAGACCCATCAACATCTCGGGGAACCTGGAGCCAGAGGATGAGGTGGTCGTGTCGGCCTCCAGG CTGGACGGCCGATCCTTTTTCTGGAACCTGGCACCCGCGGCCGAGAGCACCGCCTCCAGCCTGGTGACCCAGCTGGCCGCCGCCGAGGCGATCCACAAGGCGCCCGACTCCCAGTCGTTACCCAGGAATATCATGTTTGCCTTCTTCCAAGGG GAAGTGTTTGATTACATCGGGAGCTCGCGGATGGTGTACGACATGGAGAAGGGGAAATTTCCCGTTCGGCTGAGCAACATTCACTCCTTCGTTGAGCTTAGTCAG GTGGCGCTGAGGAGCAACTCTGCTCTATGGATCCACACTGACCCAGTGTCTCGAGGCAACGAGACTGTGAACGCTGAG GTGGAGCAGCTGATCGAGGTTCTGAAAAATTCCAGCCAAGACACCAATGTCACCCTGCAAGAAATCAACCAGACCCAGGCCCTCCCTCCAGCCTCCTTCCAGCGGTTCCTGAGGGCCCGGAATATCCCGGGTGTGGTGCTGACCGACCACCGAACAGCGTACCACAACAA GTACTATCACAGTATGTATGACACCGCCGCCAGCATCAACGTGAACTACCCCAGCGGACTGTCTAGAGAGGAGGCCCTGGACCATGTCACAGACACTGCTCAG GCTCTGTCAGAAGTGGCCACGCTGCTCGCGAGAACCCTGTACCTGCAGGCAGGTGGTAAGAACGCCACCGAGATCAAGGCAGACGTTAAGACG GTGACTCGGATGTTATACGGGTTCCTGGTGATGTCCAACAACAGCTGGTTTCAGTCCATCATTAAGTCCGACTGGAAAGGACATCTGG caGACAAACCCTCGGAGTATTATGTGACGGCCTCTTCTATGGGAAGTAAGCAGTCTCCAAACCCCCCAACCAGCTTCCTCATCTCCATCCTCGCCAACCTCACCGGGCAAGTCGTAAATTATACCAAAGAGGAATGCCTGAGCCCAGACAAAGCTACAGATTCTAAGAAGGAG TTGTATGAATACTTATGGGTGCAGGGTCCACTGGTTGATAATTCAACTACCCGGTCCCCCTACTGTGTGCGCAGCACCCTTCGTAGCCTCGTGGCCGAGTCTCCCGCCTTTGAATTGAACGAGTATGATTCCACAGAATATTCCACCTGGACGGAAAGCCGCTGGAAGGAAATCCGGGCCCGCATATTCCTTGTGCCCAGTCACGAGCTAGAG GTGATCACGCTCGTTGTGGGCATAGTCGTCATCCTTGCGTCTTTCGGAGCAACCTACTTCATTAACTCCAAGGCAGACATACTGTTCAGGCAGCACACAAGATAG